In Scheffersomyces stipitis CBS 6054 chromosome 8, complete sequence, one DNA window encodes the following:
- a CDS encoding ATP dependent RNA helicase (go_function nucleic acid binding; helicase activity; ATP binding) produces MSDNEEDYDIARSLTVNLEDSDSDSGSDFSDEEQEVQDIISSEDEAEEQPKKKQKTAKPAKEAFPSLELSGDEDEQDDDKDMASYFAANNPQAKKAKAGSFQSFGLSKLVLTNIAKKGYRQPTPIQRKTIPLIMANRDVVGMARTGSGKTAAFTLPVIEKLKGHSARVGIRAIILSPSRELALQTYKQVKEFSKGSDLRAIVLTGGDSLEDQFSSMVSNPDIVIATPGRFLHLQVEMQLDLKTVEYIVFDEADHLFEQGFAEQLNELLAVLPPQRQSLLFSATLPRSLVDFAKAGLSNPVLVRLDADSKISDQLQMAFFTTKKNEREANLLYVLQEVIKMPLGTAEQIKKLRLMDKRVNDEAEEEELENESGSKRKYKFKKERLPSANVLPSPHSTIVFVPTKHHVEYITTLLRDAGYLVSYIYGTLDQHARKNQLYQFRLGMTTVLVVTDVAARGIDIPVLANVVNYTLPGSSKIFIHRVGRTARAGNKGWAYSIVNEKELPYLLDLELFLGKKILLTAMQEQKCQLLKDKQGDNYVEPKVQYTDRLVLGSCPRLSLETFEELYENLLRNHYELSVIKEVAAKGEKLYYRTRKAASTESVKRAKEIMDTGTWDDQHLLFGPNLEKEKEKFLAKLANRHVKETVFEFNKKGNDRDEDSLVSFMHRRRKQLAPIQRRASERRDLLQREREAGLTHGIEDEILKAHGETGYSASGINDVDEEELQNAFEDADQLSSKSNKKNYRDDRFFISHYAPASVIQDQQLNITSSFANEAASATFDLDNDDKIGNGKQVMQWDRKKGKYINSQSTDKKFIIGESGAKIPATYRSGKFDEWKKKRNMQPAKVGSLETEGESKQRFKHKRNAAPKLPDKYRDDYHKQKKKVEKAVESGRDVKGYHKPGQRSEIKSTEDIRKARLLKEKKMAKNARPSRKRK; encoded by the coding sequence ATGTCagacaacgaagaagactaCGACATTGCCCGCTCGTTGACCGTCAACCTCGAAGACAGTGACTCTGACTCGGGCTCTGACTTCAGTGACGAGGAGCAAGAAGTCCAGGACATAATTTCGAGCGAAgatgaagctgaagaacagcccaagaagaaacaaaagacAGCCAAACCAGCCAAAGAGGCTTTCCCATCTCTAGAGCTCTCAGGTGATGAAGACGAACAGGACGATGACAAGGATATGGCGTCATATTTTGCTGCCAACAATCCTCAGGCCAAGAAGGCTAAGGCTGGTTCTTTTCAATCGTTTGGTCTTTCCAAATTGGTACTCACCAATATTGCTAAAAAGGGCTATAGACAGCCAACACCTATCCAGAGAAAAACCATTCCACTCATAATGGCCAACCGTGATGTGGTCGGTATGGCCAGAACCGGTTCTGGAAAGACTGCTGCATTCACATTGCCAgtaattgaaaaattaaagGGCCACAGTGCTAGAGTAGGTATCAGAGCCATTATCTTGTCACCTCTGAGAGAATTGGCTTTACAGACATATAAGCAAGTCAAGGAGTTCAGTAAGGGCTCAGATTTGCGTGCTATCGTATTGACTGGTGGTGACTCTTTGGAGGATCAGTTCTCCAGCATGGTTTCCAACCCGGATATTGTCATTGCTACCCCAGGTAGATTTTTGCATTTGCAGGTAGAAATGCagttggatttgaaaaCTGTAGAGTATATAGTGTTTGACGAAGCCGATCATTTGTTCGAACAGGGTTTTGCAGAGCAGTTGAATGAGTTGTTGGCTGTTTTGCCTCCACAAAGGCAGTCTTTGTTGTTTAGTGCTACTTTGCCACGTTCGTTGGTGGATTTCGCAAAGGCTGGTTTGTCCAATCCTGTGTTGGTCAGATTGGATGCTGACTCCAAGATCTCTgaccaattgcaaatggccttcttcaccaccaagaagaatgaaagAGAAGCCAATTTGTTGTACGTCTTGCAAGAAGTCATCAAGATGCCATTAGGAACAGCAgaacaaatcaagaagttaagACTCATGGATAAAAGAGTCAACGACGaggcagaagaagaggagttggaaaatgaaTCGGGTTCGAAAAGAAAGtacaaattcaagaaggaaaggTTACCATCTGCTAACGTTTTGCCCTCTCCGCATTCCACCATTGTTTTCGTTCCTACTAAGCACCACGTAGAATACATCACAACCTTACTCCGTGACGCTGGGTATTTGGTTTCGTACATCTACGGTACATTAGACCAGCATGCTAGAAAGAACCAGTTATACCAATTCAGATTAGGCATGACTACCGTCTTGGTTGTCACAGATGTGGCTGCTCGTGGTATTGATATTCCTGTCTTGGCTAACGTTGTCAACTACACGTTACCAGGCTCGTCTAAAATCTTCATTCATCGTGTAGGTAGAACTGCGAGAGCAGGTAACAAGGGTTGGGCGTACTCTATTGTTAACGAAAAGGAGTTGCCATATCTTCTTGACTTGGAATTGTTTTTGGGAAAGAAAATCCTCTTAACAGCAATGCAAGAACAGAAGTGTCAACTCTTGAAAGACAAGCAGGGAGACAATTACGTCGAGCCAAAAGTCCAGTATACCGACCGTTTGGTACTTGGTTCTTGTCCAAGATTGTCTTTGgaaacttttgaagaactttATGAAAACTTGTTACGTAACCACTATGAGCTCTCTGTCATTAAGGAAGTTGCTGCCAAGGGTGAGAAGTTGTATTACCGTACCAGGAAGGCTGCTTCTACCGAATCGGTCAAGCGTGCAAAGGAAATCATGGACACAGGAACCTGGGACGATCAGCATCTACTTTTTGGTccaaacttggaaaaggaaaaggaaaagttcttggccaagttAGCCAACAGACATGTCAAGGAGACAGTCTTTGAATTTAACAAAAAGGGTAACGATCGTGACGAAGACAGTCTTGTCAGTTTCATGCATaggagaagaaagcaacTTGCTCCCATCCAGCGTCGTGCAAGTGAAAGAAGAGACTTGTTGCAACGTGAAAGAGAAGCTGGTTTGACCCATGGTATCGAAGATGAGATCTTGAAGGCTCATGGGGAGACTGGATACTCTGCTTCCGGTATTAACGATgtagacgaagaggaaTTACAAAATGCTTTTGAGGACGCTGATCAGTTATCGTCCAAGtcgaacaagaagaactacCGTGACGATAGGTTCTTCATTAGTCACTACGCACCAGCTTCGGTAATTCAAGATCAGCAGTTAAATATCACCTCGTCGTTTGCTAACGAGGCTGCGTCTGCTACATTCGACTTGGACAACGATGACAAGATCGGAAATGGCAAACAAGTCATGCAATGGGACAGAAAGAAGGGTAAGTACATCAACTCCCAGTCCACAGACAAGAAATTCATCATTGGTGAGAGTGGTGCCAAAATTCCAGCCACCTACAGATCTGGAAAGTTCGACgagtggaagaagaaacgtAACATGCAACCTGCCAAGGTGGGATCACTTGAAACTGAAGGTGAAAGCAAGCAGCGTTTCAAGCATAAACGTAATGCTGCTCCAAAGTTGCCTGACAAATACAGAGATGACTACCAcaagcaaaagaagaaggttgAAAAGGCTGTGGAATCGGGCCGTGACGTTAAGGGCTACCATAAACCGGGTCAAAGACTGGAAATCAAGTCTACTGAAGATATTAGAAAGGCTagattgttgaaagaaaagaaaatggccAAGAATGCCCGTCCTAGTAGGAAGCGCAAATAG
- a CDS encoding nuclear polyadenylated RNA-binding protein 4, translated as MSSYEDDEALFEDIYDDDNEVAKEKSTEKNNENKDAETEAEKQDQKPEAETSAASVPEGSTSSSNQAAATATTSTSVSEDQQQPNLQPPAAASQQADQLQQTQQNQPIGQHPFNSSLSSYTGQPAYPGADPNLHQQYPPVPPPPQPPVQHQPSSMGRETGKMFIGGLNWDTTEEGLVSYFSKFGEVVDYTIMKDNNTGKSRGFGFLTFRDPKSVDEVIKTDHILDGKLIDPKRAIAREEQDKVGKIFVGGIDPMVNEKEFHDFFSQFGSIIDAQLMIDKDSGRSRGFGFITFDSPDAVDRVTVNKFLTLKGKAMEVKRAEPRGQHQQNQMQQQQQQQQYNYNYGNQYGQAYPQMAYGQQQMAPEMVEYWQRMQQWFMFQQQAQGAGGEQKDVEQPGQPLNPQQQANEPEGDPEQNSDRNNENANDDYRGGYDNGQRDQRRMNLPKGPRRAPPSGPSGSRGGRGGYHKRSRGYHPYNRGGRR; from the exons ATGTCCAGCtacgaagacgacgaagcTCTTTTCGAAGACATCTA TGAcgatgataatgaagtcgCAAAGGAAAAGTCGACAGAGAAAAACAACGAAAACAAAGACGCTGAGACTGAGGCTGAAAAACAGGATCAGAAGCCTGAGGCCGAAACTTCTGCTGCTTCCGTCCCTGAAGGtctgacttcttcttccaatcaAGCCGCTGCTACAGCCACTACATCTACTTCTGTGTCTGAAGATCAGCAGCAACCAAATTTGCAACCTCCTGCAGCTGCTTCTCAACAAGCAGACCAATTGCAGCAGACTCAACAGAACCAACCGATTGGCCAGCACcctttcaattcttctctctctTCCTATACTGGCCAACCAGCATATCCTGGCGCTGATCCCAACCTCCACCAACAGTATCCACCTgttcctcctcctccacAGCCTCCTGTTCAACACCAGCCTTCTAGCATGGGCAGGGAAACAGGAAAAATGTTCATTGGTGGCCTCAATTGGGACACCACAGAGGAAGGCTTGGTTCTgtacttttccaagtttggagaagttgtagaCTACACCATCATGAAAGACAACAACACCGGAAAATCACGTGGGTTTGGTTTCTTGACCTTCAGAGACCCAAAGTCTGTAGACGAAGTCATCAAGACTGACCACATCTTGGACGGGAAGTTAATTGATCCCAAGAGAGCCATTGCCAGAGAAGAGCAGGACAAGGTAGGCAAGATTTTTGTAGGTGGTATCGATCCAATGGTCAACGAAAAGGAGTTCCATGACTTCTTTTCGCAATTCGGAAGTATCATCGACGCCCAGTTGATGATTGATAAAGATTCCGGTAGATCCAGAGGGTTTGGATTCATTACGTTTGACTCGCCTGATGCCGTGGACAGAGTCACTGTCAACAAGTTTTTGACGTTGAAGGGCAAGGCCATGGAGGTCAAGAGAGCGGAACCTAGAGGCCAACATCAGCAAAACCAAatgcaacagcagcaacagcagcagcagtacAATTACAACTACGGTAACCAATACGGTCAAGCTTATCCTCAAATGGCTTATGGTCAACAGCAGATGGCCCCTGAAATGGTCGAATATTGGCAAAGAATGCAACAGTGGTTTATGTTCCAGCAACAGGCCCAGGGTGCTGGTGGTGAACAAAAAGATGTGGAACAACCTGGCCAACCATTGAACccacaacaacaagccAACGAACCTGAAGGTGATCCAGAGCAAAATTCCGACAGAAACAATGAAAATGCTAATGATGACTACAGAGGTGGCTATGACAACGGCCAAAGGGACCAAAGGAGAATGAACTTGCCAAAGGGCCCAAGAAGGGCTCCACCTTCCGGTCCTTCTGGCAGCAgaggaggaagaggagGGTACCACAAGAGAAGTAGAGGCTACCATCCTTACAACAGAGGTGGTAGAAGATAG
- a CDS encoding putative ribonuclease methylating protein (go_function molecular function unknown) produces the protein MKNYLIYFAQSYPNFRRPELESLANLNNFSFDLSHHDESKPFIVVQLENDDQAKKIMDRSILSRGIYELWGQGSNYDELHANIKATSQDKFEVYKKSSFKFDFIGYKGSKSREERVEIIQNFKYLAFEGGVRLKNPDEVFTVLEEYSVSGMEKATTPRNIWFGRQVQLSSRTENVLDKYDLRRRKYIGTTSFDAELSLVTCNIGQVGPGKVCYDPFTGTGSFLVASANFGALPIGSDIDVRMLRGKGKNCNIQANFKQYGTSTQFLDVLTMDFTNNAFRKDFVIDSIVCDPPYGVREGLKVCGAKHPEKAEGRENIVIEGEKAHLRRDFIQPKKPYELSDLLDDLLFFAGERLPIGGRLAFWMPTANDDFQVNLIPQHEQLELLYNLEQEFNKWSRRLLVYVKRDETYKGKTTNGLKSQNIANFRDRYFNGFNDQSK, from the coding sequence ATGAAGAATTACTTGATATACTTTGCTCAGTCGTATCCCAACTTCAGAAGACCAGAGTTGGAGTCTTTGGCaaatttgaacaacttttccttCGACTTGAGCCATCATGATGAATCCAAACCTTTCATCGTAGTGCAACTAGAAAACGATGACCAAGCTAAAAAGATAATGGATAGGTCCATTTTGAGTAGAGGGATATATGAATTATGGGGCCAGGGATCCAACTATGATGAGCTCCATGCCAACATCAAGGCTACATCACAAGACAAGTTCGAAGTGTACAAGAAGTCCAGTTTCAAGTTCGATTTCATCGGCTACAAGGGAAGCAAGAGCAGGGAAGAAAGAGTGGAAAtaatacaaaatttcaagtaTCTTGCTTTCGAAGGAGGTGTTCGTTTGAAGAATCCTGATGAAGTTTTTACTGTTTTGGAAGAATACAGCGTATCTGGAATGGAGAAGGCTACAACACCACGTAACATATGGTTTGGAAGACAAGTGCAACTAAGTTCTAGAACTGAAAATGTTCTCGATAAGTACGAtttgagaagaaggaaataCATTGGAACAACTTCATTCGATGCCGAGTTGTCTTTGGTAACCTGCAATATTGGCCAGGTGGGTCCAGGAAAGGTATGCTACGACCCATTCACTGGAACTGGCTCATTCCTAGTTGCATCGGCCAATTTTGGAGCCTTGCCTATTGGTTCAGATATAGATGTACGAATGTTGAGAGGGAAAGGGAAAAACTGTAATATCCAAGCCAACTTCAAGCAATACggaacttcaactcaaTTTCTAGACGTCTTAACCATGgacttcaccaacaatGCATTCAGAAAGGATTTCGTTATTGACTCCATCGTCTGCGACCCTCCCTACGGTGTCAGAGAAGGGTTGAAGGTTTGCGGAGCTAAGCATCCCGAAAAGGCGgaaggaagagaaaatATAGTTATAGAAGGGGAGAAGGCTCATTTGAGAAGAGACTTTATTCAACCAAAGAAACCATACGAGTTGTCGGATTTATTGGACGACCTTCTATTTTTTGCGGGCGAGAGATTGCCCATAGGGGGTAGACTTGCATTCTGGATGCCTACAGCTAACGATGATTTCCAGGTGAACTTGATTCCTCAGCATGAACAACTCGAGTTGTTGTACAATTTGGAAcaagaattcaacaaatggTCCAGAAGACTTTTGGTATATGTCAAGAGGGATGAAACCTACAAGGGAAAGACTACGAATGGGTTGAAGAGCCAAAACATAGCCAACTTTAGAGATCGTTATTTCAATGGCTTCAACGACCAAAGTAAATAA
- a CDS encoding predicted protein (go_process thiamin biosynthesis) — MAPPTRIETTTSVVEVNLAKVSKKSIKLESQADNAEVTFADWENFKFAPIRESTVSRAMTKRYFADLDKYTESDVVIVGAGSAGLSAAYVLAKNRPNLKIAIIEASVSPGGGCWLGGQLFSAMVLRKPAHLFLDELEIQYDDEGDYVVVKHAALFMSTLLSKVLQFPNVKLFNATAVEDLITRRDENTGELRIAGVVTNWTLVALNHDTQSCMDPNTINCNIVLSTTGHDGPFGAFSAKRLEELGKAPKDITQGFRPQERAQPVAASADGFQLGGMRGLDMNKAEDAIVKGTREVVPGLVIAGMELAEVDGSNRMGPTFGAMALSGVKAAESVLNAFDLRKKQNETCYGAQ; from the coding sequence ATGGCTCCTCCAACTAGAATCGAAACTACCACTTCAGTTGTAGAAGTGAACCTTGCTAAAGTCAGCAAGAAATCTATCAAACTTGAGTCTCAAGCTGACAATGCCGAAGTCACATTCGCAGACTGggaaaatttcaaatttgcacccatcCGTGAGTCTACAGTTTCCCGTGCTATGACCAAACGTTACTTTGCTGACTTGGACAAATACACTGAATCTGATGTTGTTATCGTTGGTGCCGGTTCTGCTGGTTTATCTGCTGCTTACGTTTTGGCCAAGAACAGACCAAACTTGAAAATTGCTATCATTGAAGCTTCTGTATCTCCTGGTGGAGGGTGTTGGCTCGGTGGACAGCTTTTCTCGGCCATGGTGTTGAGAAAGCCTGCCCATCTCTTCTTGGATGAATTAGAAATTCAATACGATGACGAAGGAGACTATGTTGTTGTCAAACACGCTGCTTTGTTCATGTCCACTTTGTTGTCTAAAGTTTTGCAATTTCCTAatgtcaagttgttcaacgCTACTGCagttgaagacttgatcaCCAGAAGAGATGAGAACACTGGTGAATTGAGAATCGCAGGTGTGGTGACCAACTGGACTTTGGTTGCATTGAACCACGACACTCAATCTTGTATGGATCCTAATACCATCAACTGTAACATTGTATTGTCTACTACTGGCCACGATGGTCCATTTGGTGCTTTCTCAGCCAAGAGATTGGAAGAACTCGGTAAGGCTCCTAAGGACATCACCCAAGGCTTCAGACCTCAAGAACGTGCACAACCTGTTGCAGCATCTGCTGATGGTTTCCAATTGGGAGGCATGAGGGGCCTTGACATGAACAAGGCTGAAGATGCCATTGTCAAGGGTACCAGAGAAGTTGTTCCAGGATTGGTCATTGCTGGTATGGAATTGGCTGAAGTTGACGGTTCTAACAGAATGGGTCCTACTTTTGGAGCCATGGCTCTTTCTGGTGTCAAGGCTGCTGAGTCTGTGTTAAACGCTTTTGActtgagaaagaagcaaaacGAAACTTGCTATGGTGCCCAGTAA
- a CDS encoding predicted protein (go_component prefoldin complex~go_process protein folding) produces MRMFQERLQQYKYMELSKKQQMADLNIKIPDIEKNLEIIDHIQERKSEDDEDGDAKVIETNYELNDTLYTKASIDVEKLNSVYLWLGADVMLEYPLDEAVVLLNDRLNKNNEQLKIIKEDLEFLKENITTMEVNTARLYNWDVERRKKANS; encoded by the coding sequence ATGAGAATGTTCCAGGAACGTTTACAGCAGTACAAGTATATGGAATTATCCAAGAAACAACAGATGGCGGACTTGAATATCAAGATTCCGGATATCGAAAAGAACTTGGAGATCATTGATCATATCCAAGAGAGGAAAtctgaagacgatgaagacggCGATGCAAAAGTCATAGAAACAAACTACGAGTTGAACGACACATTGTACACAAAGGCATCCATTGATGTGGAAAAGTTAAACTCGGTTTACTTGTGGTTGGGAGCCGATGTCATGCTTGAGTATCCTTTGGATGAAGCTGTAGTCTTGCTTAATGAtagattgaacaagaacaatgagcaattgaaaatcatcaaggaagacttggaattcttgaaggagAACATCACAACCATGGAAGTGAACACCGCGAGATTGTACAACTGGGatgtagaaagaagaaagaaggcAAATAGTTAG
- a CDS encoding predicted protein: MTQITPIKGFTNTPVTQSICVIITLLALSLSILQLKHIVRLAIDPYIVEYSQYWRIFTFQASVINESDYLLVVFLWFHFKNIERFYGSRRYLSVITIFAVYNAVVCFIVMCIGQLVSYYAVYVLKTLLLHRSSNIVYQSLLFNEVIPGPQGIISSLYICYGTYVPVSYHFKILLSNPMNSDQDQEQQSTSSSSKELNLTNHFPIHIIYTLLLLNNGTRSLIPCLVGLLLGKLHVYELLPGSKNWMINIYVFRFFVDPTKFVTTTISSIGLRLRSGYQSLNSSRDQGQPIQQAEFLPAEVEGEDVEEIVEDGRQQATQIRAETPVRPLGSQFLDTFRN, encoded by the exons ATGACTCAGATAACTCCGATCAAGGGGTTTACCAATACGCCTGTTACCCAATCTATCTGTGTGATCATAACGTTACTAGCATTATCACTTCTGATTCTACAGCTTAAACATATCGTGCGGCTAGCTATTGACCCTTACATAGTCGAGTACTCGCAATACTGGCGAATCTTCACCTTTCAGGCCTCTGTTATCAACGAATCCGACTACTTGTTGGTTGTTTTTCTCTGGttccatttcaagaatataGAAAGGTTCTACGGATCTAGACGATATTTGTCTGTGATTACAATTTTTGCAGTCTACAATGCCGTGGTATGTTTCATAGTGATGTGTATCGGCCAATTGGTGCTGTACTATGCTGTTTACGTGTTGAAAACGCTTCTTTTACATCGTTCCAGTAACATCGTGTATCAGTCGTTATTGTTCAACGAGGTGATTCCGGGGCCGCAAGGAATTATTTCATCTCTCTACATTTGCTACGGTACTTACGTTCCGGTTTCGTACCACTTCAAAATCTTGCTTTCAAATCCTATGAATTCTGACCAGGATCAAGAACAGCAATCTACATCCTCTTCTAGTAAAGAGTTGAACTTAACCAACCATTTTCCTATACACATCATATATACTCTCTTGCTACTCAATAACGGCACCAGATCGCTTATACCTTGCTTGGTAGGATTGTTGCTTGGGAAATTGCACGTGTATGAGTTGCTTCCCGGTAGCAAGAACTGGATGATAAACATTTATGTATTCCGGTTTTTTGTTGATCCTACCAAGTTTGTCACTACCACCATCTCCAGCATCGGTCTCAGGCTAAGGTCAGGCTACCAGTccttgaactcttcaagaGATCAAGGCCAACCTATACAGCAAGCTGAGTTCTTGCCGGCT GAGGTGGAAGGTGAGGATGTAGAGGAAATTGTAGAGGATGGCCGCCAACAAGCAACACAGATCAGGGCAGAAACACCGGTCCGTCCTTTAGGAAGTCAGTTCCTAGATACATTTAGAAACTAG
- a CDS encoding 60S ribosomal protein L18 (go_component intracellular; ribosome~go_function structural constituent of ribosome~go_process protein biosynthesis), which translates to MGRDHTTKQHARSGHREAPKSDNVYLKLLVKLYSFLARRTDAPFNKVILRSLFLSKINRPPVSVSRIARALKQKGAADKTIVVVGTVTADSRLLDFPKATVAALRFTAGAKATILKAGGEVITLDQLALRAPKGQNTLIVRGPRSAREAVRHFGMGPHKNKAPRILSKGRKFERARGRRNSRGFKV; encoded by the exons ATGGGTAGAGATCACACCACTAAGCAACACGCTAGATCTGGTCACAGAGAAGCTCCAAAGTCCGATAACGTCTACTTGAAGTTATTGGTCAAGTTATACTCTTTCTTGGCTC GTCGTACCGATGCTCCATTCAACAAGGTCATCTTGAGATCTTTGTTCTtgtccaagatcaacagACCTCCAGTTTCTGTCTCCAGAATCGCCCGTGCCTTGAAGCAAAAGGGTGCTGCTGACAAGACCATCGTTGTCGTTGGTACCGTCACTGCTGACTCCAGATTGTTGGACTTCCCTAAGGCTACTGTCGCTGCCTTGAGATTCACTGCTGGTGCCAAGGCCACCATCTTGAAGGCTGGTGGTGAAGTCATCACTTTGGACCAATTGGCCCTCAGAGCTCCAAAGGGTCAAAACACCTTGATTGTCAGAGGTCCAAGAAGTGCCAGAGAAGCTGTCAGACACTTCGGTATGGGTCCTCACAAGAACAAGGCCCCAAGAATCCTCTCCAAGGGTAGAAAGTTCGAAAGAGCCAGAGGTAGAAGAAACTCTAGAGGTTTCAAGGTCTAA
- a CDS encoding predicted protein: protein MSLSFDQYLNDLRNTPIKHKPILSFLGFPTEIINLIIYHFTEGEFNLNFSPLSKSEGNNPDYTLTLNHIRCGHKIYSDLLALSSTCSYLRIYLGPSLFKNVSLIRENQVDAIMAAPKSSELFSDKRSIHRQFVKEMVEVNFGCCSLGELARSGFRKGVFGDINYRSRFQTEIALTNFVTYLECDNWTLQNRVLAYFPNLKAIKVLDTAFPGECCEERVHHPLSPAINALAVDPVQVLTEATKELEREQNTESAKSFRDLKYLHFLSVHANTLTFVKGLSTVVSRVKRLDLVVELAQITRQNGIGRLRHCFLGNDYELEELNLFIDCPYALIYENILCLLSEISSSCPKLAGLAIRKTRRNVNNDEVEMYVSNEGYSGIKFVRVLSNMHNLQNLTVDLQMLGALAFPENVIMLNPAYREFNSKRSHAVRCLTIIDASMTTPKLPHKLRNITAFLVQSLNINELAFSYGEVIEQAHVLALDVVTNLVEFLTTPYSTVKYYQGVERVSTEKCWSVSDDTMRREYYDMSIMDLLKITTRPGNLYYSKLKVTSASLSGRIAFNSPRYRVRESYNVSYPMVTLRNYLQSLPFPPADPDSRFFSSPEMEDLIVQPQYKSTTDECRGYGSSRAFWSSETSLSELEQYCLTPKKASQLWQ, encoded by the coding sequence ATGTCATTGTCATTCGACCAGTACCTCAACGACTTGCGCAATACGCCAATCAAACACAAGCCGATACTATCGTTTCTTGGTTTCCCCACAGAGATTATCAACCTCATCATATACCACTTCACAGAAGGAGAGTTTAATCTCAACTTTTCCCCACTATCCAAATCGGAAGGAAACAATCCCGATTACACTTTAACATTAAACCACATTCGTTGTGGTCACAAGATATACTCTGATCTACTTGCACTTTCTTCCACATGCTCCTATCTTCGAATCTACTTGGGTCCGTCCCTCTTTAAAAATGTGAGTCTCATCCGAGAGAACCAAGTAGATGCCATCATGGCTGCGCCAAAATCCTCGGAATTGTTCTCGGACAAAAGATCCATACACAGACAGTTCGTCAAGGAGATGGTAGAAGTCAACTTCGGCTGTTGCTCTTTAGGCGAGCTTGCTAGATCTGGCTTCCGCAAAGGTGTGTTCGGTGATATAAACTACAGAAGCCGGTTTCAGACCGAGATCGCACTCACCAATTTTGTCACTTATTTAGAGTGCGACAACTGGACTCTACAGAATAGAGTCCTCGCCTACTTCCCCAATTTGAAGGCAATAAAGGTGTTGGATACTGCGTTCCCCGGGGAATGCTGTGAAGAAAGGGTACATCATCCACTTTCACCTGCGATTAATGCTCTTGCTGTAGACCCCGTGCAAGTTCTAACTGAAGCTACAAAGGAACTAGAACGTGAGCAGAATACAGAGCTGGCGAAATCGTTCCGTGACTTGAAATACTTGCATTTCTTGTCTGTGCATGCTAATACGTTAACTTTCGTAAAGGGTCTATCCACTGTAGTTTCACGTGTAAAGAGACTTGATTTGGTGGTTGAATTGGCTCAGATCACAAGACAGAATGGTATAGGTCGTCTTAGGCACTGTTTTTTGGGCAACGATTACGAATTGGAGGAACTCAATCTTTTCATAGATTGCCCCTATGCCTTGATCTATGAAAACATACTCTGTCTTCTCAGTGAAATCAGCTCCAGTTGCCCTAAGCTTGCTGGTTTAGCGATAAGGAAAACCCGTAGAAACGTCAACAATGATGAAGTCGAAATGTATGTCAGTAATGAAGGCTACAGTGGTATTAAATTTGTTCGTGTCCTAAGCAACATGCATAACTTACAGAATCTCACCGTCGACCTCCAGATGTTGGGAGCTTTGGCATTTCCTGAAAATGTAATAATGCTAAATCCTGCTTATCGCGAGTTCAATTCGAAAAGATCACACGCAGTCAGATGTTTGACAATCATAGATGCATCTATGACTACTCCAAAATTGCCCCACAAACTACGTAATATCACGGCATTTTTGGTTCAGTCATTAAATATTAACGAATTGGCCTTTCTGTATGGTGAAGTTATAGAACAGGCTCATGTTCTAGCCCTCGACGTGGTAACAAACCTTGTGGAGTTCTTGACTACACCTTATAGTACTGTCAAATACTACCAAGGTGTTGAGCGAGTATCGACAGAAAAGTGCTGGTCAGTTTCCGACGATACCATGCGAAGAGAATACTACGATATGTCCATAAtggatttgttgaagattaCTACCAGACCAGGCAACCTTTACTATCTGAAGCTCAAGGTAACATCTGCAAGTCTTTCGGGAAGGATTGCCTTCAATTCCCCAAGATATAGAGTCAGAGAATCCTATAATGTCAGTTATCCAATGGTAACACTACGAAATTATTTGCAGAGTTTACCATTTCCCCCAGCTGATCCAGATCTGCGTTTCTTTTCGTCGCCTGAAATGGAAGATCTTATTGTACAACCACAGTATAAGAGCACCACAGACGAATGCAGGGGATACGGCAGCAGTAGGGCATTCTGGAGTCTGGAGACTTCTCTttcagaacttgaacagTATTGCCTCACCCCGAAGAAAGCTAGCCAACTCTGGCAGTGA